In Iodobacter fluviatilis, one DNA window encodes the following:
- the iagB gene encoding type III secretion system invasion protein IagB has protein sequence MRSFLLLLMLCMPSVWADCWERAGQSFGISPELLYAIAQQESGLNPQASNRNNNGSNDIGLMQINSVHLPRLKEMGIDEKQLRQDSCLSIIIGASILSDMMKRYGYSWEAVGAYNAGMGANRQVLRMRYAEQVWQRYQRLQSGNKAINRNALNQPRFLPVTSKPRID, from the coding sequence GTGCGCTCCTTTTTACTGTTATTAATGCTCTGTATGCCTTCGGTATGGGCTGATTGCTGGGAACGTGCAGGGCAAAGTTTTGGTATCTCCCCAGAGTTACTCTATGCAATAGCCCAGCAAGAATCGGGCTTAAATCCACAGGCAAGCAATCGAAATAACAATGGCAGTAATGATATTGGTTTAATGCAAATTAACAGTGTGCATTTACCTCGCCTAAAAGAAATGGGCATAGATGAAAAGCAGTTACGCCAAGATAGCTGCCTCTCCATCATCATTGGGGCCTCAATTTTGTCTGACATGATGAAACGCTATGGCTATTCATGGGAAGCCGTTGGAGCTTATAACGCAGGCATGGGGGCAAATCGCCAAGTGCTGAGAATGCGTTATGCCGAACAAGTCTGGCAACGATATCAACGCTTGCAATCTGGCAACAAAGCGATCAATAGAAACGCTCTAAACCAGCCCCGCTTTTTGCCTGTAACCAGCAAACCGAGAATTGATTAG
- a CDS encoding PrgH/EprH family type III secretion apparatus protein, translating to MEKEMPPIIVIRLLNGILRGCEFELPVGKTLFIVGNEDELLTQQHLPSLPENTIFVPMTNGGVNFEVQAKEVPNDTLILHELAVGEPVKEIAYLFNTVSHVGALAIAIRRVEDSWSKDVTGYLQANPQSPKDKSLLVKQGGFRPLLIVLAVVLLGGTGLFFYPWDVTQRQIVSLSDVLGDKKSAYRILSGRDHQLYVISNNERDTSWARQAIVRSDFSKQAQAVSQQDEARRIRTWLAANEPSLNYHRLILDKPIKPRLVLSQERSALSPEARRALSSKLKIEFPYASSVDIVSASDQSIAQQAQDGLERLAAPFTRINNSDSVTFVIQGALADSELQSIRTFVADYYQQWDGRYVQFAIELKDDWLKGKSFKYGNQGYVKMTTQHWYFPKPI from the coding sequence TTGGAAAAAGAAATGCCCCCAATTATCGTCATCCGCCTATTGAACGGCATCTTACGTGGCTGTGAGTTTGAATTGCCCGTAGGGAAAACGTTGTTTATTGTCGGCAACGAGGACGAGCTGCTAACTCAGCAACACCTGCCTTCATTACCTGAAAATACAATATTTGTCCCCATGACAAATGGGGGTGTTAATTTTGAAGTGCAGGCGAAAGAAGTACCGAACGATACGCTGATCCTTCATGAGCTTGCGGTGGGTGAGCCAGTAAAAGAAATCGCTTATCTATTCAACACAGTCAGTCACGTTGGTGCGCTCGCCATTGCAATTCGCCGGGTAGAAGATAGCTGGTCAAAAGACGTAACAGGCTACCTTCAAGCTAATCCACAGTCGCCCAAAGACAAATCACTCTTGGTGAAGCAAGGAGGATTTCGTCCGCTACTCATTGTTCTGGCTGTTGTTCTACTTGGTGGTACAGGATTATTTTTCTACCCCTGGGATGTCACTCAGCGGCAAATTGTTAGTCTGTCTGATGTACTTGGTGATAAGAAAAGTGCCTATCGAATACTGAGTGGGAGAGACCATCAGCTCTATGTCATTTCGAACAATGAACGCGATACATCTTGGGCTAGACAAGCGATTGTACGCAGTGATTTTTCTAAACAAGCTCAAGCGGTTAGCCAGCAAGATGAAGCTCGACGCATCCGGACTTGGCTGGCTGCCAATGAACCCAGCCTAAACTATCACCGCTTAATATTAGACAAGCCAATTAAACCACGACTGGTCTTAAGCCAAGAGCGTAGCGCACTTAGCCCTGAAGCTCGACGAGCGCTTAGCAGCAAGTTAAAAATAGAATTTCCCTATGCCAGCAGTGTGGACATTGTCAGTGCAAGCGATCAATCCATTGCGCAGCAAGCACAAGATGGCTTGGAGCGGCTAGCCGCGCCATTTACCCGCATAAACAACTCCGACAGTGTGACTTTTGTCATTCAAGGGGCACTTGCAGACAGCGAATTGCAAAGCATTCGTACTTTTGTTGCTGATTACTATCAGCAATGGGATGGGCGCTATGTGCAATTTGCTATTGAGCTGAAGGATGACTGGTTAAAAGGTAAATCCTTCAAGTATGGCAATCAGGGCTACGTCAAGATGACAACCCAACACTGGTACTTCCCTAAACCTATTTAA
- a CDS encoding type III secretion system needle complex protein: MMSISPSNGIMPRAAGNWNGELTDLSGQFDQGVADLNLKLKEALEELQKNPGKPENLAAYQAALSEYNLYRNAQSNVVKVYKDIDAAIIQNFR; the protein is encoded by the coding sequence ATGATGAGTATAAGCCCCTCAAACGGAATCATGCCAAGAGCCGCTGGCAATTGGAATGGCGAATTAACTGACTTATCAGGGCAATTTGATCAGGGTGTAGCAGATCTTAACCTCAAGCTAAAGGAGGCTCTGGAGGAACTACAAAAAAACCCTGGTAAACCTGAAAATCTGGCAGCGTATCAAGCAGCACTCTCTGAATACAATCTATACCGAAATGCACAGTCCAACGTCGTCAAAGTATACAAAGATATTGACGCGGCCATTATCCAGAACTTCCGCTAG
- the sctI gene encoding type III secretion system inner rod subunit SctI, with product MSIVSPVNHSQALSTLINDISGSESGVISLDERLLQAYAQRTVATEIDKNEVMQRLSQPEALSDPAALFDLQVRTSNYNLEVSMISTLTRKAVSAVESLLRS from the coding sequence ATGAGTATTGTGAGCCCCGTCAACCACAGCCAAGCACTGAGTACGCTAATTAATGACATTAGCGGCAGTGAAAGCGGCGTCATTTCGCTGGATGAACGTTTATTACAAGCTTATGCCCAAAGAACTGTAGCAACAGAAATCGATAAGAATGAAGTGATGCAACGCTTGTCTCAGCCCGAAGCACTCAGCGATCCAGCAGCGCTATTCGATTTACAAGTGCGCACCTCCAACTACAATTTGGAAGTGTCTATGATTAGTACGCTCACCCGGAAAGCCGTGAGTGCCGTGGAATCTTTACTACGCTCATGA
- a CDS encoding EscJ/YscJ/HrcJ family type III secretion inner membrane ring protein, producing the protein MMKSLIVIPLLIFGLAGCQQQDLLKGLDQEQVNEAIAVLQRANIKANKADQGKTGYSITVAPSDFAAAVDILKIYDLPSRPRMEIAKMFPADSLVSSPRAEKARLYSAIEQRLEQSLRSMDGVLSARVHVSYDLDTSESRAAKPVHLSALAVYGKDIEATLMISDIKRFLKNSFSEVEYDNISVVLSRRAPAQYQSPGLATQQQGMSGTTLALSLLLLLAFVSSAAFMLWKRRKLRPSNA; encoded by the coding sequence ATGATGAAATCGCTTATCGTTATCCCCCTATTGATATTCGGGCTTGCCGGTTGCCAGCAACAAGACTTACTGAAAGGGCTTGATCAAGAGCAAGTGAATGAAGCGATTGCTGTATTACAACGCGCCAATATCAAAGCCAATAAAGCGGATCAAGGAAAAACGGGCTACAGCATCACCGTAGCCCCTAGTGATTTTGCTGCCGCTGTAGACATACTAAAAATATATGATCTGCCTTCACGCCCGCGTATGGAAATTGCAAAAATGTTTCCTGCTGATTCGTTGGTGTCGTCCCCACGCGCGGAAAAAGCACGGCTGTATTCCGCCATTGAACAAAGGCTAGAGCAATCATTACGCAGCATGGATGGTGTGCTGTCTGCACGAGTGCATGTTAGTTATGATCTGGACACCAGCGAAAGTAGGGCCGCAAAACCAGTTCACCTGTCTGCACTGGCCGTCTACGGCAAAGATATTGAAGCCACGCTCATGATTAGTGACATCAAACGGTTCTTAAAAAACAGCTTTAGTGAAGTGGAATACGACAATATTTCGGTCGTGCTTTCACGACGTGCACCGGCACAATACCAATCTCCAGGCTTAGCCACACAGCAACAGGGCATGTCAGGAACAACACTCGCTTTGAGCTTACTTCTGCTACTTGCTTTCGTTAGTTCTGCAGCATTTATGCTATGGAAACGACGTAAACTGAGGCCAAGCAATGCCTGA
- a CDS encoding anthrax toxin-like adenylyl cyclase domain-containing protein — protein sequence MPLYKISPQQVVIPPQSKPTQVQNNESCVTSNLSSLLTNKEEVISLSGLVPRHCIAIQKVAIESGCIIAFRPVEPISTQLIDENYPTKNFHIKGKSSTWGPMAGFITVDQLLSKQEGSDKIGPSNQKVQECLNDGYAVSGPLEISAERLTYLINEGVLQRQGDTLYATGPSGKKYEFSVCANKDNGMLAITHRDEPVMVLCDPKSKLPLTADYDLMLIATPLEQYGSKDIPPISDVSHRVFVKRANFYKKPLSLELQAQKNSPALFYEKEDKDLGNINQRVRELIPQLNKAMGCLLGREVVHHNMDATSPAADPSSNYPVTLFLPRKLNGISEAMILARNKEELAEIIVLAKSEGFHVPLNPLWEPEINSILRPNFVEARLCFANHKLK from the coding sequence ATGCCTTTATACAAAATTAGTCCTCAACAAGTTGTCATCCCGCCACAAAGTAAGCCTACTCAGGTCCAAAATAACGAATCTTGCGTCACTTCAAATCTCAGCAGTTTGTTAACCAATAAAGAGGAGGTGATAAGCCTTTCTGGTTTGGTTCCTCGTCATTGCATTGCTATACAAAAAGTTGCTATTGAGAGTGGTTGTATTATTGCTTTCAGGCCTGTAGAGCCAATTTCAACGCAGTTGATCGACGAAAATTACCCTACCAAGAATTTTCATATTAAAGGAAAAAGTTCAACATGGGGGCCTATGGCTGGTTTTATCACGGTAGATCAATTATTAAGTAAACAGGAAGGGAGTGATAAAATTGGACCTTCTAATCAAAAAGTGCAAGAGTGTCTGAACGATGGATATGCGGTATCTGGCCCCCTGGAAATTAGTGCTGAACGTCTGACATATCTGATAAATGAAGGTGTGTTGCAAAGGCAGGGTGATACTCTTTATGCCACTGGCCCGAGTGGTAAAAAATATGAATTTAGCGTATGCGCCAATAAAGATAATGGCATGTTGGCTATTACGCACCGTGATGAACCAGTAATGGTACTTTGCGATCCCAAAAGCAAATTGCCATTAACTGCTGACTATGACCTGATGCTAATTGCAACACCATTAGAACAATATGGATCCAAGGATATTCCGCCAATTAGTGATGTCAGTCATCGCGTTTTTGTTAAAAGAGCAAATTTCTATAAAAAGCCACTTTCCCTTGAGTTGCAGGCGCAAAAAAATTCTCCTGCCTTATTTTATGAAAAGGAAGACAAAGATTTAGGAAATATCAATCAACGGGTACGCGAACTTATCCCGCAGCTTAATAAGGCTATGGGTTGCCTACTGGGTAGAGAGGTTGTTCATCATAATATGGATGCAACTAGTCCAGCTGCCGATCCTAGTTCTAATTACCCTGTTACTTTATTTTTACCACGTAAATTGAATGGAATATCAGAAGCCATGATACTGGCCAGAAACAAGGAAGAATTGGCAGAAATAATTGTTTTGGCTAAATCTGAAGGTTTTCATGTGCCACTTAATCCATTATGGGAGCCAGAGATAAACAGCATTCTGCGACCTAACTTTGTGGAAGCTCGGCTATGTTTCGCTAACCATAAATTAAAATAG
- the def gene encoding peptide deformylase has translation MTIRTVVKMGDPLLLEQAAPVEAFGTPGLHSLISDLFDTMQVTGGVGIAAPQIGVSLQVVIFGFDVSDRYPEAEAVPMTVLINPVLTPLSDEMVDGWEGCLSVPGLRGEVPRYTRLRYQGFDEEGQVIDRSVSGFHARVVQHECDHLNGILYPQRIKDLRRFGYTDTMFPELAK, from the coding sequence ATGACTATACGTACCGTTGTCAAAATGGGCGACCCGCTTTTGCTGGAGCAAGCTGCGCCAGTAGAGGCGTTTGGCACGCCGGGATTACACAGCCTGATTAGCGATCTGTTTGACACCATGCAGGTCACAGGCGGCGTGGGGATTGCCGCGCCGCAGATTGGTGTGAGTTTGCAGGTGGTTATTTTTGGTTTTGATGTCAGCGATCGTTATCCGGAGGCCGAAGCGGTACCCATGACGGTGCTGATCAACCCTGTGCTCACGCCGCTGAGCGATGAAATGGTGGATGGCTGGGAAGGCTGCTTATCTGTGCCCGGCTTACGCGGCGAAGTGCCGCGTTATACCCGGCTACGCTATCAAGGCTTTGATGAGGAAGGGCAGGTCATTGATCGCAGTGTCAGTGGTTTTCATGCGCGGGTGGTGCAGCATGAATGCGATCATTTAAACGGCATTTTGTATCCTCAGCGGATTAAGGATTTGCGGCGCTTTGGCTATACCGACACGATGTTCCCTGAGCTGGCCAAGTAA
- a CDS encoding VOC family protein, with product MSALEVVEIKAFIPAKDHAISKQFYQDMGFTLAFDAEGVAYFKYGTSSFLLQDFYEKDHAENFMMHLLVKDVAAWHAHLTAQDLVSKYQIHLSDIETQPWKMLDFTITDPSGVLWRIGQNIGG from the coding sequence ATGAGTGCTTTGGAAGTAGTTGAAATTAAAGCGTTTATTCCTGCTAAAGACCATGCAATATCTAAGCAGTTTTATCAGGATATGGGCTTTACTCTGGCCTTTGATGCGGAGGGCGTTGCGTATTTTAAGTACGGCACCAGCAGTTTTTTACTGCAAGATTTTTATGAAAAAGATCATGCAGAGAATTTTATGATGCATTTATTGGTTAAAGACGTGGCTGCATGGCATGCGCATTTAACTGCACAAGATCTGGTGAGTAAATATCAAATTCATTTGTCTGATATAGAAACGCAGCCATGGAAAATGCTTGATTTTACAATAACAGACCCCAGTGGCGTGCTGTGGAGAATTGGCCAGAATATTGGTGGGTAG
- a CDS encoding EamA family transporter: protein MPYLAFITVVWALSFNLIGVFLAGHVDSDFAVLSRVAIAGLVFLPFTRWAGISTVRKLGTMAAGALQFGITYLCLYRSFQFISVAEVLLFTIFTPIYITLLDDLLQRHFNPRALAAALIAVLGSLVIRYNHIDSNALNGFLLLQLANITFAAGQVGYRYLNKYYPDQQPQSASFGYFFLGALLVALPSFLIFGNASKLPQNMEQFAVLAFLGLAASALGFYWWNKGACLVDAGTLGAMNNMHIPVGLMINLIFWHQAQDIPRLIIGGAIMLIALLINKSAWRKKH from the coding sequence TTGCCCTATCTCGCCTTTATTACCGTTGTCTGGGCCTTATCGTTTAATCTGATTGGTGTGTTTTTAGCGGGCCATGTAGACAGCGACTTTGCCGTACTCAGCCGCGTTGCGATTGCAGGGCTGGTTTTTCTGCCCTTTACCCGCTGGGCAGGGATCAGCACAGTACGCAAATTAGGCACCATGGCTGCAGGTGCGTTGCAATTTGGCATTACCTATTTATGCCTTTATCGCTCATTCCAATTTATCAGCGTGGCAGAAGTATTGCTATTTACTATTTTTACGCCGATTTATATCACCCTGCTCGATGATTTATTGCAAAGGCATTTTAATCCACGTGCTCTGGCTGCTGCTTTAATAGCCGTATTGGGCTCTTTAGTGATTCGCTACAATCACATTGACAGCAATGCCTTAAATGGTTTTTTATTACTGCAACTGGCCAATATCACTTTTGCCGCTGGCCAAGTGGGCTATCGCTATTTAAATAAATATTATCCAGATCAGCAGCCCCAATCAGCCAGCTTTGGCTATTTCTTTTTAGGCGCACTGCTGGTTGCCCTGCCCTCATTTTTAATCTTTGGCAACGCCAGCAAGCTTCCCCAGAATATGGAGCAATTCGCCGTATTAGCCTTTCTTGGCTTAGCGGCATCCGCGCTGGGCTTTTACTGGTGGAATAAAGGGGCATGTTTAGTGGATGCAGGTACTTTAGGCGCGATGAATAATATGCATATTCCGGTGGGATTGATGATTAATTTAATATTCTGGCATCAGGCACAGGATATTCCACGCTTAATCATTGGCGGGGCAATTATGCTCATTGCACTATTGATTAATAAATCGGCATGGCGGAAGAAACATTAA